The Pseudophryne corroboree isolate aPseCor3 chromosome 12, aPseCor3.hap2, whole genome shotgun sequence genomic sequence TGTGGCTGCAGTTTCCTTTACAGCCAACTGTGATGCTCCGTGTGCTCTAGTATGACATAGACATGTATCCATACGACAAAATGAATAGTACATAAAATTTTagggaatttctctgacgtcctagtggatgctgggtactccgtaaggaccatgggtactccgtaaggaccatggggaatagacgggctccgcaggagactgggcactctttaaagaaagattaggtactatatctggtgtgcactggctcctccctctatgcccctcctccagacctcagttagtatctgtgcccggccagagctggatgcaccctaggggctctcctgagcttcctagaaaagaaagtatttgttaggttttttattttcagtgagatctgctggcaacagactcactgctacgtgggactgaggggagagaagcgaacctacctgcttgcagctagcttgggcttctaaggctactggacaccattagctccagagggatcgaacacaggcccagtcctcggtcgtcggtcccggagccgcgccgccgtcccccttgcagagccagaagaaccgaagagaagttgaaaatcggcggctgaagactccagtcttcattaaggtagcgcacagcactgcagctgtgcgccatagctcccttagcacaccacacactccggtcactgatgggtgcagggcgctggggggggggggcgccctgggcagcaaattagattaccttttggcaataaaaacacacataatacagtctagtactgtatatgtgtgtaaacccccgccattaaagtacataaaaggacagaagcccgccgctgagggggccgggccttcttcctcagcacaccggcgccattttctcttctcagctggaaggaagctccccaggctctcccctgcagtatcctggtacacaaagggtaaaaaagagagggagggcacataaatttaggcgcaaaactgtgtatataagctgctttaggggaaaaatcactcagtatagtgaacatccctgtattatatagcgctgtggtgtgtgctggcatactctctctctgtctctccaaagggcctggtgggggaactgtcttcaaatagagcatcccctgtgtgtgtgttgtgtcggtacgcgtgtgtcgacatgtctgaggtaaaaggaggtgatagagcggatatgtgtgtgggagggtgtctccgtcgacaacgccgacacctgtttggatatgtgtaagtgctggggtaaaattattgtacaaaaggttagggaacagaaaggaaatctaccctggtctgtccctatgtcacagagtccttcagagtctctctatgctcactatccaaaataacaaacactggtatcgacacggagtttaactccactgtcgactaagataatgcaaagttacagccaagagggctaaaagatattcaatatatgattattggaataaaagatgatttgcatatcactgatgactcatctgtccctgacacgagagtacacatgttaaggggaagaatgctgaggtaaatttccctcctctcatgaggaaaaagagcgggaatctccagacaagagatggcagcttcccacaagagaattctcaggctgtatcctttccccactagggccaggatgtgttgagaatcttccccttgggtgtcctgtttgcgctagctattctcagggatcctgcagatagtgtgcacattctagtatactacccagaccggcgattgtgtcggcatgggtttatagcgctgtggcagcgtggacaggtacgttatcagcagagattgagaccctagtatgcatataaatattttaagatgctgtcttaagtgatagatatataattataaagcatgcccaaagggacatgagtatactgggtcctagagtcaaaagctatgtcgatttctgcttgacgtgtcctgtagaatatacattggacagatgatgccgacttaagaggcatatggaaggctgaggattgtgtggagaaaggttctctggcctggtctccacagctatagttggtaattctgctagtttgccctatattcctgcacagcctgggaaagcacgacattattaaatgcagcttttcgaataaagaaacaagaaagtctgaggtgcgtcctttcttgtcagagccgggggcagaggaaagaagctgtacaacacagctagtccccaggaacagaagtcctccccggcctctacaaaaatccaccgcatgtcgctggggctccacaggtggagctaggcccggtggggacacgccttcgtaagttcagccacaagtgggttcactccctgttagatccctgggcaatagaaattgtgtcgcagggatacaggctggactgggagaagatgccccctcaccgaggacccggcgggcttccccccaagagagggagccagtgttaactgcaattcgtaaattgtatcttcaacaggtggtggtcaagggtcccctccttcaacaagagggtgttattattcgaccatgttataatcccgaaaccagacggttcggttagacccatattgaattaaaatccctgaacatatacctgaaaaggttcaagttcaagatggaatcgctaagagcggtcattgcaagccttcatgtccccatttatccacctcatcaggcgtacctcagaattgcggtacgggattgtcattaccaatttcaccaaggtaatggaggatatgatggtgatcctgcggaagcaaggtgtcactattatcacatacttggatgatctcctcataaaagcgagatcaagagagcagttgctggacagcgtatcaccttctctggaagtgaaacggcaacacgactggattctatatattccgaagtcgcagttggttcctacagctcatctgcctcgcctaggcatgatcctagacacagaccagaaaagggtttatctcccgatagagagagctcaggagctcatgacactggtcaggaatctattgaaaaccaaaacaggtgtcagtgcatcactgcactcgagtcctgggaaggatggtggcatcatacgatgccatccccttcggctggttccatgcaaggacaatggaacttactggacaagtggtccggatcacatcttcagatgcatcggttaatcaccctatctcccagggccagggtgtctctcctgtggtggctgcggagtgctcaccttctcgagggccgcagattcggcattcaggactgggtcctggtgaccaaggatgcaagcctccgagggtgggaggcagttacacagggaagaaaattccaaggtttgtggtcaagccaacagacttgccttcacatcaatatcctggaactaagggccatatacaacgccctaagtcaagcggagttcctgcttcgcaaccaaccggttctgatccagtcagaccgcaggggctcatgtaaaccgccaaggcggcacaaggagcagggtggcgagggtagaagccaccagaattcttcgctgggcggagaatcaagtaagcgcactgtcagcagtgttcattccgggagtggacaactgggaagcagacttcctcagcaggcacgacctccacccgggaaagtggtgacttcatcaggaagtcttcacgcagttttgcaaattgatgggaactgcctcaggtggactagatggcgtcccacctcaataaaaagataaaaaaggttttacgctgggtcaagggactctcaggcgatagctgtggtcgcactagtaacaccgtgggtgttccagtcggtctatgtattccctcctcttcctctcagacccaagggctgagaattgtaataaaaggaggagtgtgaacaatattctttgctccggattggccaagaagtactcggtacccggaactgcaagaaatgctctcagaggacccatggcctctgcctctcagacaggacatgttgcaacaggggccctgtctgttccaagacttaccgcggctgcgtgggacggcatggcggttgaacgccggatcctagcagaaaagggcattccggatgcagttattcctacgctgataaaggctaggaaagacgtgacagcaagactttttcactgtatatggcgaaaataggttgcttggtgtgtggccgggaaggccctacagaggaattccagcggggtcgattcctgcacttcctacagtcaggagtgactatgggcctaaaattaggatccataaaggccaagatttcggccctatccctttttctctcaaaaagaactggcttcactgcctgaagttcggacgttgttacaggggtgctgcatattcagccccttttgtgcctccagtggcaccttgggatcttaacgtgtgttggattcctaaaatcccactggtttgagccacttaagaccgtggagttaaaatatcttgcgtggaaagtggtcatgcttttggccttagcttggactaggcgtgtgtcagaattggcggctttgtcatgtaaaagcccatatctgatcttccatatggaaagggcagaattgaggactcgtccccaatttctccctaaggtggtatcatcgtttcatttgaaccaacctattgtggtgcctgcggctactagggacttggaggattccaagttgctggacgttgtccgggccctgaaaatctatgtttccaggacggctagagtcagaaaaactgactcgctgtttatcctgcatgcacccaacaagctgggtgctcctgcttcaaagcagactattgctcgctggatctgtagcacgattcagtttgcgcattctgcggctggactgccgcatcctaagtcagtgaaagcccattccacaaggaaggtgggctcttcttgggcggctgcccgaggggtctcggctttacaactttgccgagctgctacttggtcgggttcaaacacttttgcaaaattctacaagtttgataccctggctaagggaggaccttgagtttgctcattcggtgctgcagagtcatccgcactctcccgcccgtttgggagctacgGGAGTACCCAGCATctgggagtacccagcatccactaggacgtcagagaaaataagaatttactcaccggtaattctatttctcgtagtccgtagtggatgctgggagcccgtcccaagtgcggactttctgcaatacgtgtatatagttattgcttaaataaagggttattgttatgagccatctattacatgaggctcagttgttattcatactgttaactgggtatagttatcacaagttgtacggtgtgattggtgtggctggtatgagtcttaccctggattccaaatcctttcctagtaatgtcagctcttccgggcacagtttcattaactgaggtctggaggaggggcatagagggaggagccagtgcacaccagatatagtacctaatctttcttttaagagtgcccagtctcctgcggagcccgtctattccccatggtccttacggagtacccatggtccttacggagtacccatggtccttacggagtacccagcatccactacggactacgagaaatagaattaccggtgagtaaattcttatttcttgcAATCCATACTCttctagtacccctttcacaccgcacaagtaACCTGGTATAGACCGgttatattgccgggtcaacacgggtcgctgtgcggtgtgaaaaggcCCATGGCGAATTccggggtcgcctgacccggtaattcaacctgggaataaagcaattTTATTCCCggtttgaataccgggtcagtgccaGTGTGAACTGGTTGCCGGGTCGGGATGGCAGCGTGTAGGGTCAAATGTCTGGTCCCACCTGGTAAGGATCCGTTTCCAATTGCCGgctgggacccggcatttgcgatgtgaaaggggtgtagGAAGTCGCATGAAATAATCACTGTATGATGTTAGTCTATATTCTAGAAGAAGAAAAATAGCCAATTGTGAAAGAAGGGCAATATTTTAAATCTGGTCCCTTTTTAAGATATACAAACAATGGAAGCATAGTGTATAATATTCTTGTTTCAGAGAGTTTGGCATAGCAGCAGGTGTCCTTGTCTGATGTTGTTCCGCATCATAAGAAAACATAAATGTTTAATTTGGGTGgagttttatcaaagcttggagagagataacgtaccaaccaatccgctcctaactttcATTGTACAAACACACCTTATAACTTGACAGAAGCTAATTggatggtattttatctctctccactctattgATATATCGCCCTCTTAGTGTATGTATAAATTGAATATGCTTTTTCCATTTTATAGACTATGCTAGATAAATGTCAGAAGCtgccttgtttgctatgggcaacttctctgcttTCTCtcgccaaggtttgatacatctcccctacaaTATATGGCATAGCCACAGAGAGGAAACAATTTCTCAATGATGTAATTAGTCAGGGAAATGAATGGCTAGAGTTATGAAATTCTATTCTTAACAGATCTCTGGTGTAATGGGTTTCCTAATACATCCGATTAGTGACCGTTGCTAATTGAGCCTCAATTAGAAGTACTGTACCAGTTATCTATGTTGAGTAATCAAATCATGAATATATAGAGATATATCAGAAATATAAATTCtctcacgcacgcacgcacgcacgcacgcacacacacacacacacactaacacacactaaCACACTCGCATACAAAATGGACACAGTTAATTTCCGGCCCATAGAACTTGTGCGTGGGTTGTAGTGAAGGTCCCTCTGTAGATGATGAACACTCTGCAGTAAGATCACTACTTCTGCCACTTCTCACCACAAGAATTTGGCCGGGACATAGACACTTTTGTTTGGGATATTTTTGTGTGGCAATGAAAGTACATTTTTGTGACTGGTATAACTCGTGTCTTTGGTGGCTCTGTGCAAACCTCTGTCCCCCTCCCTTTTCTGTCATGTCTGGTGGATAGGACTGTTCATACAGCTTGTCATCTCGCTCCCTGCCCCCTCATCtagtttgtttttgtgtgtgtggtttCCTGCCGTTATTGATGTTCTGTCTCAGCTGCTGGAACCACATAAATGTTCTCCTGAGAAGCTGTAACTCTGTGCAGCCTCTAGTAGAGATCACTGTATGTTCTTAGCTGTTCCAGCCACgtggacagcaaactctaaatatgGAGTCCTGAGGGAACAGACCATCTGCTGTGAGacatgagaaagatttgttgcaaaTCTTCTTGCCTTGACTTgctcactttatttattttttcattctgGAATTCCTCATCTATGCAGCCTTCTTATGTTATTTAACAGTCGCAACTGTAATAAGTATAAACTTGTCCTCATTGTACTAGTGTACCTTGTGACTGGCAGTATATTATATGTTTTATGGACCGGTATTTGATGTAAATCCAGCTGTTGCTCTCTCCCCTTGGACCATAGTGAtaacatatacaacatataccagACATCTGTACAGTTCAGTTGACACATACGTGTATCTCAACAAACATTTAGATGCAATTATAATAAGATActacggggtatattcaattgaagttgaaaactgcagtctgtcgaaaagacggtagTTTTCgacgaagcacgtggatcggcggaatagctgccgatccaagtGCTTGTATCGAAATCGGTTTTggtccccttttcgaccatctcagtccgacatcaaatgaTGTCGGACTCAGATGCGCACCCAGAGGAGGAgtggggggagagcagcggggacagccggcgggcatacaggggagatcagcgctacagtagcgctgcagcaggatgttacacagccgcgccgctcacgccagcttccacccggctcccgcACACCTGcttgagccgggtggacactgaaaaagtcgaattgagatgagatcgaattggggttgtcggatccattccgacaaatacatgtcggaatggatccgactttaattgaatatacccctatgggggAAATTCACTTGCCATGTAAACAAGTACTTCAGGCTCAAGAGTGAAATATTAAAAGAAAAGATGGACATGCTTGTGGTGAATATATTTCTGCTCTAGTTTACTCGCTATGGAAAATGTTTCAATTTGCAAAGCTCTCACTGCACCCATGGCAGGGAATCCTGTGTCTTCTCTTTgtctaatactttttttttttttttttttaaataaaattctgcAGCAATTTAATATTGGTTTTTCAAACAAAGGTGATTTTGTATTGCAGAGCCcgatagcaggcctggccaacctgtggctctccagctgttgtaaaactacaagtcccatcatgctttgccacagttttgctattagggaatgctaaaactgtggcagggcatgctgggatgtgtagtttcacaacatctggagagccacaggttggccaggcctgccctatagGGTTGTGTATTTCATGTAAAACCTTCTGTGCTTCCATGCGATattcatttcttttcttttttttttgttttctctaccACATAGAGTGTCCCCCTCCTCCGGAGCCAGAGAATGGTGGATTCATTTGTCACCCCCCACACTGTGAGAAGCCCTTCACCTCTGGCAGTGTCGTAGAGTACTTCTGTGCTGAGGGGTACATGCTGAAAGGGGACTACAAATACCTCACATGCAAGAACAGGGTTTGGAACCCACCTATGGGTGTTAGCTGCAGACTGAGCCAAGGTGAGTGCTAATTTGGACCTGTCTATGTAGGTAGTATCATGACTCTGTTCAGTGCAGTTCTAAtttcttttcttttattttctTTTAGAAACCAGCAAAAATACCAGCATTGGAGTTTCAACACTATCCATTGTTGCCTCAACGGCCAGCTCTGTGGCCTTGATACTGCTGCTTATTGTCCTATTTgtgctattacagcccaaaatcaaATCATTTCACCACAGCAGGTGAGAGATAGAATGACCTTTAATAGTCTGTGAAATGTTctcacttaaaaaaataataatatataaataattgaaaaaattatttttacacacacacacacacacacacacacacacacacacacacacacgtatatatgtatgcatgtgtgtgtatgtatatatgtgtgtgtgtgtgtgtgtgtgtgtgtgtgtgtatatatatatatatatatatatatatatatatgtgcgtgcatcTGTCCATCCCTCCCAACAGGTTGATTTTCATCCTGCAGAAATGAAGGGGGAGGGGGTGGTATTTGTCCCAGGTTGATATATGGTTTTTATTTGTAATTGATATTACTTTACATAGCGTTTATCATGTTTTGCAGCACTGCATAGATAATATATAATCATGCATGTGCACACGGGGGCCTGTTTTTTTTTTCTGAACCAATTAATCTTCTGTATGAAACATAtattcctattttttttatttttaaagaactAATTTTACTATGGTTTTTATAATATAAAGATTATTTGAGGAGACCGTATAATTCAATGACTAATGGATAGGGAGAGTATACAGAACAGATGATCCTTAAATGGTTAATGTAGTCCTAAGGCTATAAAGCTTTTTCCAGTTCTGCATAAATGGACGTCTACTCTGTAGATTGCAGCAACATAATGTTCATAAACAATTGCTAAAATAGATTGTCTATAGTAGCCTAGCATTAAGTCATTGCAAACTCTTTAATGGGATTTAACTGTCATAAATGAAACCTATAGGTATTTTTATTTAAAGGGTTCTCCACTTTTGGAGAACAGTATACATAAGGGATAGGTTCAGTTAATAAGTTAAGTTGGGGTTGCGCTAGGAACCTCTACAGTTACCTCACTCAGTGTCACCAGGAGCTGAATCAGGAAGAAAGTGTCCTACAGGCCGCCTATAACGCTACAATAGAGCTCTGAGAGAACGCCCATATAGCGGTTTGTCTGGTTAGGCTTCCGTCTCTTAGCATCAAGTCATTTGTGGAAAATAATGAGGTTTTGCAAAAATGTCCAACTTCTTTAATACTCAGTTGCTGTTTTAGCATCTTCACAGTTTACTGCGATTTATCGTAATCTTAAAGATATTGTTGCTGGTTTAGGTAGCCAGCTGTGTACTGAAATGCATTGTGTTTGGTGCTAAAATATTCAGTGGTAGGGAAAAGCAGAAGAAAAGAAGTACCCGTTGGGACAATGCATCTGTTTGCTGAACTATAAGGCAACATTTATTAGTTTTTTCTAGAATGATTTTTTCATTACCTAAATATGAAAAGTAAAGATACAGAATATATCACTAAGTCATATATTAATAAGTCACTAAGTTGTCACAAAAAAAGTAGATATATGACAAAAGTACTCAATAAATCCGGAAACACATAATACGTAAAATGTAAATACATTTGTGTAAGACCCTGCCTGACCCCATGGATTTTCTAGTAGAATACGAGGATGCTACTATATATAACTTCTTTGTTTTCAGTGCAAATTCTGTTGTATTTGTGTGCACAATAACTACCCCAGAGCATAAAATCTCAAACACAAGTATAAAGTTGAAAATCTTTTAAATTTTTTAAGCAGAGATTCAGTGATCTAGGTATTGAATGGAATACAGATGTTTCAATAACATTTCATCCAGATTGAAAACCATCACATTCAATACAAAAGCTTATCTCATTACCACTTTTGTGCTGGTTGGTTATAGGCTTCTATAATCTGTCCCGCTATATCTGCATGCACAATAATTGTGCCTGATGGCAAAAAGCACATATTATAAATACAAATAAATGGTTGCAAGTAGTGATTCAATAAGCGAGCAGGAAGAGATTCAGTGAGGATTTATCAAAGCTTTCAGATGGAGAgagttaagcccagtacccacgggccgatgcaggagagatgtgtgctgagcgaaccgctcagcacacatctctcccggcgctcagcacagcgcgatctgtgctgagcgtgcggggggagacggggggggcgctcacttcacccagcgggtgaagtgagcgacccgctagattggcctgcatgcaggccaatctagcagcagcgatagcgatgtgcggggccgcgcatcgctatcgctgagggggctacacacggagcgatcatgctgatattctaagcaatctagtcagattgcttagaatatcgctccgtgagtaccccccattaaagtaccaaccaatcagcttcttaagCTGGGTatgcactggtagatatatctgcacatCAATGgatttgcagatatatctatagccgaATCGGCTATAGATGCTCTCCAGTACATTTTATACAACGCTACAAAGAGCAGGTCCAGTGGCATAACTAAATATAATGTAGGCCCCAAGgcgaaagtttgtaagggcccctataaaCCATTCAATGGTGAAtatgtgtatataacacatgttactttgacagggaaggtgggcctctctcagctctgggccccatacaagcttcactccctgtacctacagtatggtagctacacccttgtctgGAGAGGATCCCGCTGTCCACCAAACAAGCAGAGGCTGTGGTCAGGATGAGCGgcgctaaaggtgcatacacacttgccgagaaattgagcgacgccgctcattttctcggcaagtgtgtatgccgccagcgacggatGATGCGCGGCCCCCGCGGGTCAGCGGCTATCGTCGCTGTCAGCAGTGTATGCATGcttgatctggactgtcgtccaggaactgcatgcacggccggtggctgcgtgacgtcactgagtgatatgaacggtcatatcgctcGGTGTGTATGGGCAGCCGCCGACCGCCCGGCcctggaggggaaacactagactacGTCTCTCATAGAGTGACGACATctggtgtgtatggacctttaggatAAAAGATCAAATATTTCCACAAAGGAATAAAATCCACTGATGGCAAATATATAACATTTTGAAGACGCCATAAGAGAGACATACAGCATATCTGTTCCTGTGTGAGATGTGTATCCTTACTTCTAGGTTCTTGCATATGGATAGTACAGTGCCCATTCCACTGATGGTAAAGTAAATGTTGAGATAACATATTCCATAAGTCTATAAATGTGTCAGACCTTTACAGAAGATGGGTCTAGACTGCTTTGTCTGCCATTGCAATTCATAAGCATTTAGGTCCTTGTTTGGAGAAATCCAGTTACAGTGCAAccatgaaataaaatatatatgataTAAAGGGGCTGGGCGGCCACATAGGTGCAGAGATGTCTGCATTCAGACAAAAATTTACATTTAGGGCTGCATCAGTCTCTTAGTGGGCAACTCTGATTAAAGAGCTGTGCTGGCAATACAGTATGGTGCCCCGTACAGGTATATGTCAGAGAAGTCTTTCAAGCTTGGTTCTTGCAGAGCACTACTTGTGTGTCCTGGTCCCTGAAGTCTGAGAGTACCTTCTCCTAGTCGCATAAAATTGCTAGGAGCccacaatggggtaaatgtatgaagcagtgataagagtggagaagtcagccaTTGAAGAAGTTgctcctggcaaccaatcagctgctctgtataattttatagtatgcaaattctaaatgttactttaatgctgattggttgccatgggcaacttctccactcttatcattgcTTCATACATTTAGCCCAATGTCACTAATAACTGGTGATCATAATGAACAAAGTTTGCACTTGTAGCTTATTATGATGCATTTAATTTTATGGAATGTTGATGAATGTAACAAATGTTTGTGTTGCCatattttggggtatattcaattacggtcgaaaactgcagtctgtcaaaaagacggcagttttcgactttaaggtcgaatcgtgattcaaccTTATTCAGtccagcagtttttattcgacaagttgtgGAATTCGACTtgccgaatagtacgtgaatcagcggtatagctgccgattcacttacttttgagtgaaacagggccaaattcgacaggatttggccccgtttccgaccatctcagtccgacataaaaaaaaatggtcggactgagatgtgggaccaagaggaggagaggggggaagagccgcagggagacggggaatagccgcgggcatacaggggagagcagcgctacagcaggatttctcacagccgcgccgctcacggtcagcgtccacccggctccagcaaatgcatgtcggaatggatccgaccctaattgaatatacccctttatcttttAGAAAAAGAAAAGTATTCCTGAGTATTTCTTAACAGTACAACCTGTCTGTGAAGTTCTTCAGCTATGTTATGTCTCTTCCAGGCGTGAAACATGCGTACCAGGGGAGCAGGTTTCCATCATGGTTGATGGCGTACAGGTTGCCCTTCCTTCCTATGAGGAAGCAGTTTATGGCAGTGCAGGAAACTGTATTCCATCTGCCAGCTCTCGTGTGCAGATTGTGTTGTCTGAAGGACCAGGGGAGGAGCAGgacatacagcaggaggtgtctggctcTGACATCCCAGGACAATCCACAGGGACTACTCATGTTTCTGGCCAAACTG encodes the following:
- the SUSD6 gene encoding sushi domain-containing protein 6 gives rise to the protein MCHRISPRRSLWCTVWSSRRSGLLLLLLSFLPYTFSSECPPPPEPENGGFICHPPHCEKPFTSGSVVEYFCAEGYMLKGDYKYLTCKNRVWNPPMGVSCRLSQETSKNTSIGVSTLSIVASTASSVALILLLIVLFVLLQPKIKSFHHSRRETCVPGEQVSIMVDGVQVALPSYEEAVYGSAGNCIPSASSRVQIVLSEGPGEEQDIQQEVSGSDIPGQSTGTTHVSGQTVAHTTQYAAGRSQRSETVLVHQPSSQWVSGAEGRTLGREGVDSENSDVQSLLSLSSEDYTDDIPLLKEA